AGACCCATCAGAGCGTTGCAAAGTGGTTTGATAGCCCATTGCCGACACATTGGGTTTTAAGTCGCCGTTAGCAGCCGGTCCGGCCGATGTAAAATAGGCAGGATTTAAATTTTTATCAACTGCCCCAACGCCTATAACTTCGGTTCCGTCTGATGGAGCAACAATCCGAAACCAGGGATCATCGCGTTCGTTTCCGGCACTTGAAAAAACCAACATGCCGCGCGATGCTGCAATATTGGCTCCCCGGGTTACCCGTGTGGTACTGCCATCCATATCGGCGTAGCTATGGTTGCTTCTTGCATCCTGAAATGTGGTGTAGCCCAACGATGAGTTGATAATTTCGGCGCCAACGCTATCGGCAAACTCAGCAGCAGCCACCCAGTTGTCTTCCTCTATGATGTATTCAGAGCTGGTATCCTCCGACCGTAACAACCAATAGGAAGCTCCCGGAGCGGTACCAATTAATGTTCCGGGCACATTAGCTCCCATACACGACAACACACTCATGCCGTGATAATTTGTTTGATAAAAATCGGCATCGGGATTTACAAAATCTTTAACACCCAGGATTTGATTATTGGCCCAAAGGCTATCGAATGCAGGCAAACTATTGGCATTTTTAAAACCGCCGTCGAGCACAGCAATTTGTATGCCCTGCCCGGTATAGTCTAAATCGTGTAGAAACTGTCCTTCGAGCATAGCCACCTGGTGCACAGAGCCACCATATTTGGCCGAATCTATTGGAGGAGCATCAACAATGGTTTCGTCATTAAATTTATTGTAAGCCTGTTTTGTTAAAGTCCCTGGTTTAGTCAAATGCACCTCGCTAATAAAAGCCCATGATTCAAGCTGCTGCCCGAGATTGGCAGAATCGGTTTTAACGGTAATTCCGTTTAACCATTTTGAAGCATGTACAAAAGTTACGTCAAGCGACAGCACCGAATCGATGTAGGTTTTATTAACCGGCAAATCCAACGAATCAAGCTGAATATTTTGACGAATTCTGCGTTGAATCGCTCGCTCTGAAAGATAAGCTTCGGGATGATCGAGCGAATAGCTGGAATTGTTTTTATCGGTAAAACCAA
Above is a genomic segment from uncultured Draconibacterium sp. containing:
- a CDS encoding S8 family serine peptidase, giving the protein MKYLIIFAIIGFWGLQQLNAQNYYWIGFTDKNNSSYSLDHPEAYLSERAIQRRIRQNIQLDSLDLPVNKTYIDSVLSLDVTFVHASKWLNGITVKTDSANLGQQLESWAFISEVHLTKPGTLTKQAYNKFNDETIVDAPPIDSAKYGGSVHQVAMLEGQFLHDLDYTGQGIQIAVLDGGFKNANSLPAFDSLWANNQILGVKDFVNPDADFYQTNYHGMSVLSCMGANVPGTLIGTAPGASYWLLRSEDTSSEYIIEEDNWVAAAEFADSVGAEIINSSLGYTTFQDARSNHSYADMDGSTTRVTRGANIAASRGMLVFSSAGNERDDPWFRIVAPSDGTEVIGVGAVDKNLNPAYFTSAGPAANGDLKPNVSAMGYQTTLQRSDGSFGLGNGTSFSSPVLAGMAASLWQRYPNKTAAEIKDAIERSGHLYFSPDSLQGYGVPNMRSASAILDPIAVQTNKEQRNWKIFPNPFQNKIVLQTARVLNEQEILISLYSMDGVMVKTWQRFGASSIVLDNLHDLQYGIYLLAVQTKAGVETFKINKVQ